One Camelina sativa cultivar DH55 chromosome 3, Cs, whole genome shotgun sequence genomic window carries:
- the LOC104770449 gene encoding starch synthase 3, chloroplastic/amyloplastic-like isoform X2, which yields MEVCWQIQRPASLGAVLQEKGRLKITTSSLASLESQYKSNGFLHQITASADFSRKKQGRMAASGPKSSGPRGFGRPTTAGSAQKRTQKKNGEKDSNATSTVTNKVIGVSKFPGTKADVQKQGSVVFDEKNVSDSLDIKGGSGLLDKKTTEDDDLLEQKLKNERENLRRKEIEALAKENLARGNRMFVYPVVVKPDEDIEVFLNRNLSTLKNEPDVLIMGAFNDWRWKSFTRRLEKTWTHGDWWSCLLHIPKEAYKVDFVFFNGQSVYDNNDSKDFCVEIKGGMDKVDFENFLLEEKLREQEMIANEEAERERQKEENRRIEARKAAIEADRSQAKAETQKRRELLQPAIKKAVIAAENVWYIEPSDFKAEDKVKLYYNKSSGPLANSKELWLHGGFNNWVEGLSIVEKLVDAELKADPKSRDWWFAEVVVPSGALVIDWVFADGPPKGAFLYDNNSRQDFHALVPRRTSEEMYWLEEENLMFRKLQEERRLKEEAMRAKMEKTARLKAKTKERTLKKFLLSQKDVVYTEPLEIQAGNPVTVFYNPTNTVLNGKPEIWFRGSFNRWTHRLGPLPPQKMEAADDGSSHVKTTAKVPLDAYMMDFVFSDKEDGGTFDNKNGLDYHLPVVGGISKEPPLHIVHIAVEMAPIAKVGGLGDVVTSLSRAVQELNHNLDIIFPKYDCLKHNFVKDLQFNRSYHWGGTEIKVWHGKVEGLSVYFLDPQNGLFQRGCVYGCKDDAGRFGFFCHAALEFLLQGGFHPDILHCHDWSSAPISWLFKDHYTHYGLIKTRVVFTIHNLEFGANEIGKAMTFADKATTVSPTYAKEVAGNSVISPHLYKFHGIINGIDPEIWDPYNDNFLPVPYTPENVVEGKKAAKEELQTKLGLQNGDLPVVGIITRLTHQKGIHLIKHAIWRTLERNGQVVLLGSAPDPRIQNDFVNLANQLHSSHGDRARLVLTYDEPLSHLIYAGADFILVPSIFEPCGLTQLIAMRYGAVPVVRKTGGLYDTVFDVDHDKERAQAQVLEPNGFSFDGADAPGVDYALNRAISAWYDGRDWFNSLCKTVMEQDWSWNRPALEYLELYHSARK from the exons ATGGAAGTGTGTTGGCAGATACAGAGACCAGCGAGTCTCGGAGCGGTTTTGCAGGAGAAGGGTCGGCTCAAAATCACTACTTCCTCT CTTGCTTCTTTGGAAAGTCAATACAAATCAAATGGGTTTCTGCATCAGATCACGGCAAGTGCAG ATTTTTCAAGGAAGAAGCAAGGAAGAATGGCAGCTTCAGGACCAAAAAGCTCAGGTCCCAGAGGTTTTGGGCGGCCAACAACAGCAGGAAGTGCTCAGAAAAGAACTCAGAAGAAGAATGGTGAAAAAGATAGTAACGCCACTTCCACAGTAACAAATAAGGTAATAGGGGTTAGTAAGTTTCCCGGAACTAAGGCGGATGTACAGAAACAAGGCTCTGTTGTTTTTGATGAGAAGAATGTGTCAGATAGCTTGGATATTAAAGGTGGAAGTGGCCTTTTGGATAAGAAAACGACCGAGGATGATGATTTGTTagaacaaaagttaaaaaatgaaagagagaatcTTCGTAGGAAGGAAATAGAAGCCCTTGCAAAGGAAAATTTGGCGAGGGGTAATAGAATGTTTGTGTATCCCGTTGTTGTCAAACCTGATGAAGACATAGAAGTGTTTCTCAACAGGAATCTATCGACTCTGAAAAACGAACCCGATGTTTTGATCATGGGGGCGTTCAACGATTGGAGATGGAAGTCTTTTACGAGGAGATTGGAAAAGACATGGACTCATGGTGATTGGTGGTCATGTCTCCTTCATATCCCCAAAGAAGCTTATAAGGTggattttgtgtttttcaatGGGCAAAGTGTATATGACAACAATGACTCAAAAGATTTCTGTGTAGAGATAAAAGGTGGGATGGATAAAGTTGACTTTGAGAATTTTCTTCTGGAAGAGAAATTGCGAGAGCAAGAGATGATAGCCAATGAAGAAGCTGAGAGGGAGaggcaaaaagaagagaatagaAGAATTGAAGCTCGAAAGGCTGCAATTGAAGCTGATAGGTCACAAGCAAAGGCTGAGACTCAGAAGAGACGTGAACTGCTTCAACCGGCTATTAAGAAAGCTGTAATCGCGGCTGAGAATGTTTGGTACATTGAGCCAAGTGATTTCAAGGCTGAAGATAAAGTCAAATTATACTACAATAAAAGCTCAGGTCCTCTGGCTAATTCCAAGGAACTCTGGTTACATGGAGGGTTTAATAATTGGGTTGAGGGATTATCTATTGTTGAAAAGCTTGTTGATGCTGAGTTGAAGGCTGATCCAAAGAGCAGAGATTGGTGGTTCGCTGAAG TCGTAGTTCCCAGTGGTGCTCTAGTCATTGACTGGGTCTTTGCTGATGGACCCCCTAAAGGAGCGTTTCTGTATGACAATAATAGTCGCCAAGATTTCCACGCACTTGTTCCTCGAAGAACGTCAGAAGAGATGTACTGGTTAGAGGAAGAAAATCTGATGTTTAGGAAACTTCAGGAGGAAAGGCGGTTAAAAGAGGAAGCTATGCGTGCCAAG ATGGAAAAAACAGCTCGCTTGAAAGccaaaacaaaggaaagaacACTTAAAAAGTTTCTTCTATCCCAGAAAGACGTGGTTTACACCGAGCCTCTAGAGATTCAAGCGGGAAACCCTGTTACTGTCTTCTACAATCCTACAAACACGGTTCTGAATGGAAAGCCTGAAATTTGGTTTAGAGGCTCTTTTAATCGTTGGACTCATCGCTTGGGTCCTTTGCCACCTCAGAAAATGGAAGCAGCAGATGATGGAAGCTCACACGTGAAGACTACAG CTAAGGTCCCATTGGATGCATACATGATGGACTTTGTGTTCTCTGATAAAGAAGATGGTGGAACGTTTGATAACAAAAATGGTCTAGATTACCATTTACCAGTCGTGGGAGGTATTTCAAAGGAACCACCATTGCACATTGTTCATATTGCTGTTGAAATGGCACCCATCGCGAAG GTTGGAGGCCTAGGTGATGTCGTCACTAGTTTATCTCGCGCTGTTCAAGAATTAAACCATAATTTGGATATCATTTTTCCAAAGTATGATTGCTTAAAGCACAACTTT gTGAAGGACTTGCAATTCAACAGAAGTTATCACTGGGGAGGAACCGAAATAAAAGTTTGGCATGGAAAAGTAGAAGGCCTTTCGGTTTATTTTTTAGATCCACAAAATGG ATTGTTTCAGCGAGGATGTGTTTACGGTTGTAAAGATGATGCAGGAAGATTTGGTTTCTTCTGTCACGCAGCTCTTGAATTTCTTCTCCAAGGAGGTTTTCATCCA GACATTCTTCACTGCCACGACTGGTCCAGTGCTCCGATTTCATGGTTATTTAAGGATCATTACACGCATTACGGTTTAATTAAAACCCGTGTTGTCTTCACAATTCATAATTTGGAATTTGGAGCAAATGAGATTGGTAAAGCAATGACATTTGCAGACAAAGCTACAACG GTTTCACCAACGTATGCCAAGGAAGTTGCTGGAAACTCTGTAATCTCTCCACATTTATACAAGTTTCACGGAATAATAAACGGGATCGATCCGGAAATATGGGATCCATATAACGATAATTTCCTTCCC GTACCTTATACTCCAGAGAACGTAGTAGAAGGCAAAAAAGCAGCGAAGGAAGAATTGCAAACCAAGCTTGGACTACAGAATGGCGATCTTCCGGTAGTAGGAATTATTACACGCTTAACTCACCAGAAAGGAATACATTTGATCAAACACGCTATTTGGCGTACCTTGGAACGGAATGGACAG GTTGTGTTGTTAGGTTCAGCTCCAGATCCTCGGATCCAGAATGATTTCGTAAACTTGGCAAACCAATTGCATTCTTCTCATGGTGACCGAGCTCGGCTTGTTCTAACCTATGATGAACCTCTCTCCCATTTG ATTTACGCAGGGGCTGACTTTATTCTTGTACCATCGATATTTGAGCCGTGTGGCCTGACGCAGCTCATAGCCATGAGATACGGTGCTGTTCCTGTCGTTCGAAAAACTGGAG GACTTTACGACACAGTTTTTGATGTTGACCATGATAAAGAAAGGGCACAAGCTCAAGTTCTTGAACCTAATGGCTTCAGCTTCGACGGGGCTGATGCTCCTGGTGTGGATTATGCTCTCAATAG GGCGATATCGGCGTGGTACGATGGTAGAGATTGGTTCAATTCGTTGTGCAAGACGGTGATGGAACAAGACTGGTCATGGAACCGTCCTGCACTTGAGTATCTTGAGCTCTATCACTCCGCACGCAAGTag
- the LOC104770449 gene encoding starch synthase 3, chloroplastic/amyloplastic-like isoform X1 yields MEVCWQIQRPASLGAVLQEKGRLKITTSSVGFFPRSNSTLASLESQYKSNGFLHQITASADFSRKKQGRMAASGPKSSGPRGFGRPTTAGSAQKRTQKKNGEKDSNATSTVTNKVIGVSKFPGTKADVQKQGSVVFDEKNVSDSLDIKGGSGLLDKKTTEDDDLLEQKLKNERENLRRKEIEALAKENLARGNRMFVYPVVVKPDEDIEVFLNRNLSTLKNEPDVLIMGAFNDWRWKSFTRRLEKTWTHGDWWSCLLHIPKEAYKVDFVFFNGQSVYDNNDSKDFCVEIKGGMDKVDFENFLLEEKLREQEMIANEEAERERQKEENRRIEARKAAIEADRSQAKAETQKRRELLQPAIKKAVIAAENVWYIEPSDFKAEDKVKLYYNKSSGPLANSKELWLHGGFNNWVEGLSIVEKLVDAELKADPKSRDWWFAEVVVPSGALVIDWVFADGPPKGAFLYDNNSRQDFHALVPRRTSEEMYWLEEENLMFRKLQEERRLKEEAMRAKMEKTARLKAKTKERTLKKFLLSQKDVVYTEPLEIQAGNPVTVFYNPTNTVLNGKPEIWFRGSFNRWTHRLGPLPPQKMEAADDGSSHVKTTAKVPLDAYMMDFVFSDKEDGGTFDNKNGLDYHLPVVGGISKEPPLHIVHIAVEMAPIAKVGGLGDVVTSLSRAVQELNHNLDIIFPKYDCLKHNFVKDLQFNRSYHWGGTEIKVWHGKVEGLSVYFLDPQNGLFQRGCVYGCKDDAGRFGFFCHAALEFLLQGGFHPDILHCHDWSSAPISWLFKDHYTHYGLIKTRVVFTIHNLEFGANEIGKAMTFADKATTVSPTYAKEVAGNSVISPHLYKFHGIINGIDPEIWDPYNDNFLPVPYTPENVVEGKKAAKEELQTKLGLQNGDLPVVGIITRLTHQKGIHLIKHAIWRTLERNGQVVLLGSAPDPRIQNDFVNLANQLHSSHGDRARLVLTYDEPLSHLIYAGADFILVPSIFEPCGLTQLIAMRYGAVPVVRKTGGLYDTVFDVDHDKERAQAQVLEPNGFSFDGADAPGVDYALNRAISAWYDGRDWFNSLCKTVMEQDWSWNRPALEYLELYHSARK; encoded by the exons ATGGAAGTGTGTTGGCAGATACAGAGACCAGCGAGTCTCGGAGCGGTTTTGCAGGAGAAGGGTCGGCTCAAAATCACTACTTCCTCTGTTGGGTTTTTTCCTCGCTCTAATTCTACT CTTGCTTCTTTGGAAAGTCAATACAAATCAAATGGGTTTCTGCATCAGATCACGGCAAGTGCAG ATTTTTCAAGGAAGAAGCAAGGAAGAATGGCAGCTTCAGGACCAAAAAGCTCAGGTCCCAGAGGTTTTGGGCGGCCAACAACAGCAGGAAGTGCTCAGAAAAGAACTCAGAAGAAGAATGGTGAAAAAGATAGTAACGCCACTTCCACAGTAACAAATAAGGTAATAGGGGTTAGTAAGTTTCCCGGAACTAAGGCGGATGTACAGAAACAAGGCTCTGTTGTTTTTGATGAGAAGAATGTGTCAGATAGCTTGGATATTAAAGGTGGAAGTGGCCTTTTGGATAAGAAAACGACCGAGGATGATGATTTGTTagaacaaaagttaaaaaatgaaagagagaatcTTCGTAGGAAGGAAATAGAAGCCCTTGCAAAGGAAAATTTGGCGAGGGGTAATAGAATGTTTGTGTATCCCGTTGTTGTCAAACCTGATGAAGACATAGAAGTGTTTCTCAACAGGAATCTATCGACTCTGAAAAACGAACCCGATGTTTTGATCATGGGGGCGTTCAACGATTGGAGATGGAAGTCTTTTACGAGGAGATTGGAAAAGACATGGACTCATGGTGATTGGTGGTCATGTCTCCTTCATATCCCCAAAGAAGCTTATAAGGTggattttgtgtttttcaatGGGCAAAGTGTATATGACAACAATGACTCAAAAGATTTCTGTGTAGAGATAAAAGGTGGGATGGATAAAGTTGACTTTGAGAATTTTCTTCTGGAAGAGAAATTGCGAGAGCAAGAGATGATAGCCAATGAAGAAGCTGAGAGGGAGaggcaaaaagaagagaatagaAGAATTGAAGCTCGAAAGGCTGCAATTGAAGCTGATAGGTCACAAGCAAAGGCTGAGACTCAGAAGAGACGTGAACTGCTTCAACCGGCTATTAAGAAAGCTGTAATCGCGGCTGAGAATGTTTGGTACATTGAGCCAAGTGATTTCAAGGCTGAAGATAAAGTCAAATTATACTACAATAAAAGCTCAGGTCCTCTGGCTAATTCCAAGGAACTCTGGTTACATGGAGGGTTTAATAATTGGGTTGAGGGATTATCTATTGTTGAAAAGCTTGTTGATGCTGAGTTGAAGGCTGATCCAAAGAGCAGAGATTGGTGGTTCGCTGAAG TCGTAGTTCCCAGTGGTGCTCTAGTCATTGACTGGGTCTTTGCTGATGGACCCCCTAAAGGAGCGTTTCTGTATGACAATAATAGTCGCCAAGATTTCCACGCACTTGTTCCTCGAAGAACGTCAGAAGAGATGTACTGGTTAGAGGAAGAAAATCTGATGTTTAGGAAACTTCAGGAGGAAAGGCGGTTAAAAGAGGAAGCTATGCGTGCCAAG ATGGAAAAAACAGCTCGCTTGAAAGccaaaacaaaggaaagaacACTTAAAAAGTTTCTTCTATCCCAGAAAGACGTGGTTTACACCGAGCCTCTAGAGATTCAAGCGGGAAACCCTGTTACTGTCTTCTACAATCCTACAAACACGGTTCTGAATGGAAAGCCTGAAATTTGGTTTAGAGGCTCTTTTAATCGTTGGACTCATCGCTTGGGTCCTTTGCCACCTCAGAAAATGGAAGCAGCAGATGATGGAAGCTCACACGTGAAGACTACAG CTAAGGTCCCATTGGATGCATACATGATGGACTTTGTGTTCTCTGATAAAGAAGATGGTGGAACGTTTGATAACAAAAATGGTCTAGATTACCATTTACCAGTCGTGGGAGGTATTTCAAAGGAACCACCATTGCACATTGTTCATATTGCTGTTGAAATGGCACCCATCGCGAAG GTTGGAGGCCTAGGTGATGTCGTCACTAGTTTATCTCGCGCTGTTCAAGAATTAAACCATAATTTGGATATCATTTTTCCAAAGTATGATTGCTTAAAGCACAACTTT gTGAAGGACTTGCAATTCAACAGAAGTTATCACTGGGGAGGAACCGAAATAAAAGTTTGGCATGGAAAAGTAGAAGGCCTTTCGGTTTATTTTTTAGATCCACAAAATGG ATTGTTTCAGCGAGGATGTGTTTACGGTTGTAAAGATGATGCAGGAAGATTTGGTTTCTTCTGTCACGCAGCTCTTGAATTTCTTCTCCAAGGAGGTTTTCATCCA GACATTCTTCACTGCCACGACTGGTCCAGTGCTCCGATTTCATGGTTATTTAAGGATCATTACACGCATTACGGTTTAATTAAAACCCGTGTTGTCTTCACAATTCATAATTTGGAATTTGGAGCAAATGAGATTGGTAAAGCAATGACATTTGCAGACAAAGCTACAACG GTTTCACCAACGTATGCCAAGGAAGTTGCTGGAAACTCTGTAATCTCTCCACATTTATACAAGTTTCACGGAATAATAAACGGGATCGATCCGGAAATATGGGATCCATATAACGATAATTTCCTTCCC GTACCTTATACTCCAGAGAACGTAGTAGAAGGCAAAAAAGCAGCGAAGGAAGAATTGCAAACCAAGCTTGGACTACAGAATGGCGATCTTCCGGTAGTAGGAATTATTACACGCTTAACTCACCAGAAAGGAATACATTTGATCAAACACGCTATTTGGCGTACCTTGGAACGGAATGGACAG GTTGTGTTGTTAGGTTCAGCTCCAGATCCTCGGATCCAGAATGATTTCGTAAACTTGGCAAACCAATTGCATTCTTCTCATGGTGACCGAGCTCGGCTTGTTCTAACCTATGATGAACCTCTCTCCCATTTG ATTTACGCAGGGGCTGACTTTATTCTTGTACCATCGATATTTGAGCCGTGTGGCCTGACGCAGCTCATAGCCATGAGATACGGTGCTGTTCCTGTCGTTCGAAAAACTGGAG GACTTTACGACACAGTTTTTGATGTTGACCATGATAAAGAAAGGGCACAAGCTCAAGTTCTTGAACCTAATGGCTTCAGCTTCGACGGGGCTGATGCTCCTGGTGTGGATTATGCTCTCAATAG GGCGATATCGGCGTGGTACGATGGTAGAGATTGGTTCAATTCGTTGTGCAAGACGGTGATGGAACAAGACTGGTCATGGAACCGTCCTGCACTTGAGTATCTTGAGCTCTATCACTCCGCACGCAAGTag
- the LOC104770449 gene encoding starch synthase 3, chloroplastic/amyloplastic-like isoform X3, whose protein sequence is MAASGPKSSGPRGFGRPTTAGSAQKRTQKKNGEKDSNATSTVTNKVIGVSKFPGTKADVQKQGSVVFDEKNVSDSLDIKGGSGLLDKKTTEDDDLLEQKLKNERENLRRKEIEALAKENLARGNRMFVYPVVVKPDEDIEVFLNRNLSTLKNEPDVLIMGAFNDWRWKSFTRRLEKTWTHGDWWSCLLHIPKEAYKVDFVFFNGQSVYDNNDSKDFCVEIKGGMDKVDFENFLLEEKLREQEMIANEEAERERQKEENRRIEARKAAIEADRSQAKAETQKRRELLQPAIKKAVIAAENVWYIEPSDFKAEDKVKLYYNKSSGPLANSKELWLHGGFNNWVEGLSIVEKLVDAELKADPKSRDWWFAEVVVPSGALVIDWVFADGPPKGAFLYDNNSRQDFHALVPRRTSEEMYWLEEENLMFRKLQEERRLKEEAMRAKMEKTARLKAKTKERTLKKFLLSQKDVVYTEPLEIQAGNPVTVFYNPTNTVLNGKPEIWFRGSFNRWTHRLGPLPPQKMEAADDGSSHVKTTAKVPLDAYMMDFVFSDKEDGGTFDNKNGLDYHLPVVGGISKEPPLHIVHIAVEMAPIAKVGGLGDVVTSLSRAVQELNHNLDIIFPKYDCLKHNFVKDLQFNRSYHWGGTEIKVWHGKVEGLSVYFLDPQNGLFQRGCVYGCKDDAGRFGFFCHAALEFLLQGGFHPDILHCHDWSSAPISWLFKDHYTHYGLIKTRVVFTIHNLEFGANEIGKAMTFADKATTVSPTYAKEVAGNSVISPHLYKFHGIINGIDPEIWDPYNDNFLPVPYTPENVVEGKKAAKEELQTKLGLQNGDLPVVGIITRLTHQKGIHLIKHAIWRTLERNGQVVLLGSAPDPRIQNDFVNLANQLHSSHGDRARLVLTYDEPLSHLIYAGADFILVPSIFEPCGLTQLIAMRYGAVPVVRKTGGLYDTVFDVDHDKERAQAQVLEPNGFSFDGADAPGVDYALNRAISAWYDGRDWFNSLCKTVMEQDWSWNRPALEYLELYHSARK, encoded by the exons ATGGCAGCTTCAGGACCAAAAAGCTCAGGTCCCAGAGGTTTTGGGCGGCCAACAACAGCAGGAAGTGCTCAGAAAAGAACTCAGAAGAAGAATGGTGAAAAAGATAGTAACGCCACTTCCACAGTAACAAATAAGGTAATAGGGGTTAGTAAGTTTCCCGGAACTAAGGCGGATGTACAGAAACAAGGCTCTGTTGTTTTTGATGAGAAGAATGTGTCAGATAGCTTGGATATTAAAGGTGGAAGTGGCCTTTTGGATAAGAAAACGACCGAGGATGATGATTTGTTagaacaaaagttaaaaaatgaaagagagaatcTTCGTAGGAAGGAAATAGAAGCCCTTGCAAAGGAAAATTTGGCGAGGGGTAATAGAATGTTTGTGTATCCCGTTGTTGTCAAACCTGATGAAGACATAGAAGTGTTTCTCAACAGGAATCTATCGACTCTGAAAAACGAACCCGATGTTTTGATCATGGGGGCGTTCAACGATTGGAGATGGAAGTCTTTTACGAGGAGATTGGAAAAGACATGGACTCATGGTGATTGGTGGTCATGTCTCCTTCATATCCCCAAAGAAGCTTATAAGGTggattttgtgtttttcaatGGGCAAAGTGTATATGACAACAATGACTCAAAAGATTTCTGTGTAGAGATAAAAGGTGGGATGGATAAAGTTGACTTTGAGAATTTTCTTCTGGAAGAGAAATTGCGAGAGCAAGAGATGATAGCCAATGAAGAAGCTGAGAGGGAGaggcaaaaagaagagaatagaAGAATTGAAGCTCGAAAGGCTGCAATTGAAGCTGATAGGTCACAAGCAAAGGCTGAGACTCAGAAGAGACGTGAACTGCTTCAACCGGCTATTAAGAAAGCTGTAATCGCGGCTGAGAATGTTTGGTACATTGAGCCAAGTGATTTCAAGGCTGAAGATAAAGTCAAATTATACTACAATAAAAGCTCAGGTCCTCTGGCTAATTCCAAGGAACTCTGGTTACATGGAGGGTTTAATAATTGGGTTGAGGGATTATCTATTGTTGAAAAGCTTGTTGATGCTGAGTTGAAGGCTGATCCAAAGAGCAGAGATTGGTGGTTCGCTGAAG TCGTAGTTCCCAGTGGTGCTCTAGTCATTGACTGGGTCTTTGCTGATGGACCCCCTAAAGGAGCGTTTCTGTATGACAATAATAGTCGCCAAGATTTCCACGCACTTGTTCCTCGAAGAACGTCAGAAGAGATGTACTGGTTAGAGGAAGAAAATCTGATGTTTAGGAAACTTCAGGAGGAAAGGCGGTTAAAAGAGGAAGCTATGCGTGCCAAG ATGGAAAAAACAGCTCGCTTGAAAGccaaaacaaaggaaagaacACTTAAAAAGTTTCTTCTATCCCAGAAAGACGTGGTTTACACCGAGCCTCTAGAGATTCAAGCGGGAAACCCTGTTACTGTCTTCTACAATCCTACAAACACGGTTCTGAATGGAAAGCCTGAAATTTGGTTTAGAGGCTCTTTTAATCGTTGGACTCATCGCTTGGGTCCTTTGCCACCTCAGAAAATGGAAGCAGCAGATGATGGAAGCTCACACGTGAAGACTACAG CTAAGGTCCCATTGGATGCATACATGATGGACTTTGTGTTCTCTGATAAAGAAGATGGTGGAACGTTTGATAACAAAAATGGTCTAGATTACCATTTACCAGTCGTGGGAGGTATTTCAAAGGAACCACCATTGCACATTGTTCATATTGCTGTTGAAATGGCACCCATCGCGAAG GTTGGAGGCCTAGGTGATGTCGTCACTAGTTTATCTCGCGCTGTTCAAGAATTAAACCATAATTTGGATATCATTTTTCCAAAGTATGATTGCTTAAAGCACAACTTT gTGAAGGACTTGCAATTCAACAGAAGTTATCACTGGGGAGGAACCGAAATAAAAGTTTGGCATGGAAAAGTAGAAGGCCTTTCGGTTTATTTTTTAGATCCACAAAATGG ATTGTTTCAGCGAGGATGTGTTTACGGTTGTAAAGATGATGCAGGAAGATTTGGTTTCTTCTGTCACGCAGCTCTTGAATTTCTTCTCCAAGGAGGTTTTCATCCA GACATTCTTCACTGCCACGACTGGTCCAGTGCTCCGATTTCATGGTTATTTAAGGATCATTACACGCATTACGGTTTAATTAAAACCCGTGTTGTCTTCACAATTCATAATTTGGAATTTGGAGCAAATGAGATTGGTAAAGCAATGACATTTGCAGACAAAGCTACAACG GTTTCACCAACGTATGCCAAGGAAGTTGCTGGAAACTCTGTAATCTCTCCACATTTATACAAGTTTCACGGAATAATAAACGGGATCGATCCGGAAATATGGGATCCATATAACGATAATTTCCTTCCC GTACCTTATACTCCAGAGAACGTAGTAGAAGGCAAAAAAGCAGCGAAGGAAGAATTGCAAACCAAGCTTGGACTACAGAATGGCGATCTTCCGGTAGTAGGAATTATTACACGCTTAACTCACCAGAAAGGAATACATTTGATCAAACACGCTATTTGGCGTACCTTGGAACGGAATGGACAG GTTGTGTTGTTAGGTTCAGCTCCAGATCCTCGGATCCAGAATGATTTCGTAAACTTGGCAAACCAATTGCATTCTTCTCATGGTGACCGAGCTCGGCTTGTTCTAACCTATGATGAACCTCTCTCCCATTTG ATTTACGCAGGGGCTGACTTTATTCTTGTACCATCGATATTTGAGCCGTGTGGCCTGACGCAGCTCATAGCCATGAGATACGGTGCTGTTCCTGTCGTTCGAAAAACTGGAG GACTTTACGACACAGTTTTTGATGTTGACCATGATAAAGAAAGGGCACAAGCTCAAGTTCTTGAACCTAATGGCTTCAGCTTCGACGGGGCTGATGCTCCTGGTGTGGATTATGCTCTCAATAG GGCGATATCGGCGTGGTACGATGGTAGAGATTGGTTCAATTCGTTGTGCAAGACGGTGATGGAACAAGACTGGTCATGGAACCGTCCTGCACTTGAGTATCTTGAGCTCTATCACTCCGCACGCAAGTag